DNA from Brassica napus cultivar Da-Ae chromosome C4, Da-Ae, whole genome shotgun sequence:
taagcagttttaataaatagatCATTTACTATTTTAAATACTATAATTTTAGATGATAATGTatggaaaaatcaaattttattgtttattttagttaatattttttattatacgtTGCACACAGGTTTTGTCCAGTTTGTGAATTAATTGAGAGGATAGACTCCCGCGgaagaatttttttgaagatataatataaaaagttaTTAAGACATGAATTAGAAATAAAAAGATGTTTGGAGATCTTTTTGTATCTCTATAGCTTTGATTCATCTCGATGGTCTTAATCCGATGGGTAGCTTAAGTTTGCCTTGAGATCAGCATTTGGTTGACTTGTATTGTCTTTTGAAGTGCTTGATATGTTTGATTGAGGAGTCAAAGTAAAATCTCGTAGCTAGTGATGAAGAGAATTGTAGTTTTCCTGCAGTAGTAAACTTGTAATTAGTaggaaattaaaatttagattaataattcaaatatttgtaaaattgcCACAGATTTTAGGTCGTTGCAGTTTAGTAGTTGtactaataataaattaaacatggATCAGTACCTTTATATATTGTTGGGATGATGCTTGTGACGATAAGAACTTGGAATTTCCTATCTCTCTTGGCTTGTAGGGATCTCAAGTCTGCGGCTTGGTTGTCCCAGAACACGAGCTTAACCATTGTGGATCTAGAATTGAATTATAAGTATGATTAGGTGatgatttaatttaataaataaatcatttgaCTGAGACTACCTGTTTAGCAATAGGCCTATTATGAGTTTCGAGTTGCTTTCTggattttgtggttttaggtCTTGCATCAACCGTATCTGGCCGACGACATCTAGTCATTGTTTATCATTTTagtttcttaatatttttaattttggagaTAAGAATGCAAGTGGTATGAATGATTTACCTGGTAGGTAGGTATTGTTAGTGGCCAAATGTAGGAGGTGGTTGTAATTCCGAGGAGAGAAGTTGTGAACTGTGGTTTTGTCGTTGTGGTTCGTTTGGTGAACTGTATGAAATACGGGTGTGGGGTGAATTTATGTTCCCGGAAATTTGGTAGGAATACCATCCCTAAACCAGTACATGGAGGTCTTGTCACTCATGTGGCCCAGGCGACTATGCCAAAGAGATAATGTAGTCTCTGAGATTTCTGCATGAAAATTTCTTCTAGATCTCTGGCTTGTCCCTGATCATCTCTGTCGATTCCATGctcatctttctcttcccagtagaatTTCCTGTTACCATAGAGATCATAAGCTCTTCTGCCGAATTCTGGCTGTCTGACGACCGATGTTGGCACGTCAACATTTGGTGTTGTAGCTCTTCTACCATTTTTTCATTCTCTTCTATTAACCTCTCCTCTCGGTGTTGTTGCTTCCTGAGTTCACCAGGCtgctcgttgaatacatcagtgtagcgcgcgtgcggcccagaacatctaagggcatcacagacctgttattgcctcaaacttccttggcctaaacggccttTAGGGTTTCAAGGTGGGTACTaactaaagatgagctagccactcaggatcagcaagatggatagaaagaataagaagtcctgagtgttaATCACGACCAGAAATTCCGAAATTTCATAAATATCTCCTTCTTTCAAAATGGGGTTGTTATCTGGCGAAATATCTGTTTGAAGTCTTCCTTCGTATAAGTTCCCCTGCATGTGTATGAAATTGTTAATGGAGATATATATGGATAGATATTAACGTTTTGAGAATGAAGCAGACTTGGTGATCTAAGCATATAAAGCCGGTTTGCATCTGGTTTGTCTGATGTTTTTTGATGTGCCAGAGACGACTTATACGAACTGACATAGGTGCTGTTGAGAAGCCTTCCCGAAGAGGTTGATTTTCTTGAGCAATGGGACGCAGAGGACGTGATATTGACCTGCGAAAAGTgtgatttaaatatattattggtGTTATTGTTTATTGCTTATCTAGGTGAGCTAGAGTTGTTGTAAGAACGTATGAAGAGATATTTTGTTTACCTTGTTTGGTGTAGGGATTTGTTGTCTCTAGTAGTTGTCTCCCtgtcattttttttgttgtccGTCGTTGAGATGATTTTCGAATTCATTGTTTGCTTGTGCGGAAATATGAGATGAAGAGAAGAGCCTTTGTGTATTGCGGTTCGAGTTTATGCTGGAAATCATTTGGTCTGGTTAAATGGTATTTTTATAGTGATTTGATAAGCGTTAATTTGAGAAAATAGTCGTAATTATAGGTGATTGACTTTTGTTTGAACGCGTTTCTTTCAGTTTCAAGATTTTGTGGTTTATATAAGGAAATCTGATTGAATAAGGGTAATTtaaaaatgagattaagaggaTATTCCGTTACGAAGTAGAGGGTTCAAATCTCATTATgattgaacaaaacaaaaaagaagaagttgaaaTTGTGGTGAATTGTGAAAATGGTGATATGGGATATTTAGGGTTTGCAGGCTGGTATTTGGGAAGATGAAGGAGATGGTATGTTTGTAAATACGTActtagtaaataattaaatgaaaataagtaaaatatatacttGCACCTCGAACCTGCGACCAAAGAGTCGTTGGTGCACATCTCTAACCATTAGACTACCCTTCACATACTTGTTTTGTTTACGGATAATATTAAGTTATGTTTTTGATTGACTATTTGTATTATGCTGCCGAATTCTGTGTGATTCGAAGTAACTGTCTCTTTGCTGAGTCGCAGATCGGATTTAAAGTTTATCCTTTTCGTAAATTGAAATGCTGAATCGAATTTGTTTCTGCTGTTTTGGTTACTGTCTTTTGTCTTGTGAATGCTAAAtggtatttattttatatttgtttctaactatagaataattattttgaGAATGAAAATTTAGAAGCAGATGTTAAGGTCTTAGAATAGAAAAGTGGAAATCATAAATAAGATGGTCGACTTCTTGACGAAAATACGAAAGCAGTGCATAGATAAAGCATTTATCATATAGCTAAGAGCATACTGTAAAGTCTTAAAGCAAAAAATGGTATATCATAGATAAATAGAGTAACGTCTTTAAGCAGAAAAGTGAAAATCATAGATAAGATGGTAGACTTTTTTGACAAAGAGcctgaaattattttaaaattaaccagCGAACATAGATTAGTAGTAGAAATAAATTTATGTAATTAACTGAATAGGTAGACGTACTTGGAAGTAGCGAGATATCCAGCATCAGGAAAAAAACGTTAACTTTGAGTTATTTCTGTTGATGGCTAGAATATTAAATATCAGGTAAATGTCAATTATTAGATTAGTAATCACTAAAAACATCTTCATGATATTctgaatttgaaattttattcaCTCTCATCGGAACGAAGGCGGTTGAAGATTTCTTTGTATACTATGTTCTTCACTCTTTGTGGGTGTGAATCTTCGCCTTTGATGATTTTTAATCCTACTTTGCTTGTTACACGTGAGAATGTCACGTAGAGCTGACCATGTGCAAAGACCGGTCTAGGTAGATATAGGATAACCTCTTTCAAACTTTGCCCTTGGCTTTTGTTGATTGTCATTGCATAACACAATCTGATAGGAAATTGTCGTCGACGTAAAGTGAACGGTAGCTTTGTTTCATCATGCAAGGGAACAACTTTTGGGATCAAAACTTCTTCTCCAACATGTGAGCCAATGATTATTTCTGCCTTAAGCACTCGTTCGCCTATGTGGGTTAGGATCATACGGGTACCATTATATAACACTTTTTCTGATTTATGTTTCACAGAAGCATAACTGGGGGCCCAACTTTGAGAGTGAGCTTATGAGCAGGCAATCCTGGAAATTCCATGGAATTGAGATACTCAATTGCATATAATGAATCATTTTGATCAGATTGAGTGTCCGAGATCTCAAAGCTATCGTAACTGTAGTAGTCTCTTGACTCCCCGTCATTTTTCGAGATCGTGTATGCATTGATTTCATCGACTGTATCATTTCGGGGTGTAAGTATGGTTTTATCAGTGTAGGAACTTTGGGAGgcttttaattttttgacaTCTCCATGTGCAGCATCGAGCACTTGTTTTAAAGAGTCATCCTTAAACTCTTGGACCAAAGAGTTGTGGATAATTATCATTTGTTCACGGTAGgcatcatctccatcttcttcgaCCGATTCTGGATGACCTTCCCCAACCTTGAGAAGCCACTCAGAGAATTCTTTCTCGTCCTGATTGACTcgcatatttgtttttaaagagaACTTGTGGAAGCTATCCCATAGATATGAGTGACTAATCGAAGCTAAGACAATATCAGCTCTACTACCTTGTAGAATTACTGGTAAGATTTGTCTGAAATCACCGCCTAGCAAAACCGTCTTGCCGCTGAAAGTTTGATCCTTTGCAAGTGGATTTTTCATAGACATTATGTCCTTCAACGTTTTTTCTAGCGCTTTGAAAGCGTGCTTGTGTGTCATAGGTGCCTCATCTCAAATTATGAGATCCGTTTTCTCAATTAGCTCAGCCAGCATCGTACCTGGTTTGATGTTGCATAGCTTATCTGCGGAGAGTTTCAAAGGAATATTAAAGCGAGAATGAGCCATTCTCCCGTTAGGTAGTAGCAATGCAGTTATTCCCGAAGAAGCAACTGGCAGAACGATTTGTTTTCTTGAGCAAGTCTGGATATAATGGCTTTGTATAGGAATGTTTTCCCTGTGCCACCTGCGCCATATACAAAGTATAGTTTTCCATCCTTTTTATCAACAGAGTCTAAAGAAATCGCACGCTGCTCAGCATTAAGTAAGTTGTACAGCGTGTCATGtcttagtgtttcctcggcaaCATCGTAATCCATTTCTTGGTTCCACAAACTTTTCCCCAATTCTTTTAGCAAAACATGTTTGATCTTTGGCATCTCTTTAATATCATTTAATGAGCGATCATGCATGCGCATCAACTTCTCCACTTCAATTAATGTGTATTGCTCAAGGGTCTCATCATCCAGTTTCAAATTTGTGTGACCTAAGAGTCGTTGCCTTTTGTGAAGTATGT
Protein-coding regions in this window:
- the LOC106373085 gene encoding uncharacterized protein LOC106373085, with amino-acid sequence MTHKHAFKALEKTLKDIMSMKNPLAKDQTFSGKTVLLGGDFRQILPVILQGSRADIVLASISHSYLWDSFHKFSLKTNMRVNQDEKEFSEWLLKVGEGHPESVEEDGDDAYREQMIIIHNSLVQEFKDDSLKQVLDAAHGDVKKLKASQSSYTDKTILTPRNDTVDEINAYTISKNDGESRDYYSYDSFEISDTQSDQNDSLYAIEYLNSMEFPGLPAHKLTLKVGPPVMLL